The proteins below are encoded in one region of Rhododendron vialii isolate Sample 1 chromosome 7a, ASM3025357v1:
- the LOC131333841 gene encoding UDP-glycosyltransferase 73B5-like, with protein MATINGEIYVLPFFGQGHLLPSIELCKRLSSRNYKITLLISSHLSSSVPSSLRQLPLVEIAQLSDAPGPLPPPPDAAGPVPGHNPFHQSQQQMGQSIESFLSARVGDPTRRPLCAVIDVMMSWSKEVFVKFGVPTAAFLTSGACSAAVELGSSKARVGDMKPGEIRVLPGLPEDIALTYSDVNQQPHRPPQGGPGGPPGGPAGPGVPPPGLLGPPGGHMGQDRPHPPGLRGPPGGPPKLGDPPRWVEEVDGSIAALMNTCDELEHPFIEYLGKEIGIPVWGVGPLLPEQYWKSAGSILHDRDFRSSRKSNYSEDEVIQWLDSKPRGSVIYVSFGSEVGPTVEEFAQLADALAESNWSFIWVIQPNAGQHGPPPDLVGGKPGPDAAQEGYYPRGLDEKVGDRGLIISGWAPQLMILSHPSTGGFLSHCGWNSTVEAIGRGVPFLAWPIRGDQFYNAKLVANHLKVGYMVSKGDLPEMVKEDIVKGIERLMTDEEVHKRAAALGHKFEGNFPASSEAALDAFVDFVSRK; from the coding sequence atgGCAACTATTAATGGAGAGATCTACGTCTTACCCTTTTTTGGCCAAGGCCACCTCCTCCCCTCTATCGAACTCTGCAAACGCCTCTCCTCCcgaaattacaaaattaccctACTCATTTCCTCCCATCTCTCCTCCTCCGTCCCCTCCTCCCTCCGCCAACTCCCCCTCGTCGAAATCGCCCAACTCTCCGACGCCCCGGGGCCTCTCCCGCCACCACCGGATGCCGCTGGACCCGTACCCGGACATAACCCTTTCCACCAAAGCCAGCAACAAATGGGTCAGTCCATTGAGTCATTTCTATCCGCCCGTGTTGGTGACCCGACCCGACGACCCTTGTGCGCCGTGATTGATGTCATGATGAGCTGGAGCAAAGAGGTCTTTGTGAAATTCGGTGTTCCGACGGCGGCGTTCCTCACCTCCGGCGCGTGCAGCGCCGCCGTGGAACTCGGGTCATCGAAGGCCCGGGTCGGTGATATGAAGCCGGGTGAGATCCGGGTCCTTCCCGGATTGCCCGAAGACATAGCCTTGACTTATTCGGATGTGAACCAACAGCCTCACAGGCCTCCTCAAGGAGGCCCGGGTGGCCCGCCAGGCGGTCCAGCAGGCCCGGGTGTACCACCACCCGGATTACTCGGACCTCCAGGTGGGCACATGGGCCAGGATCGACCTCATCCACCCGGATTACGGGGACCACCAGGCGGCCCGCCAAAGCTCGGTGATCCACCGCGGTGGGTGGAGGAGGTTGACGGCTCGATCGCAGCTCTGATGAACACGTGTGACGAGCTGGAACATCCGTTCATAGAGTATTTGGGCAAGGAGATTGGAATACCGGTCTGGGGTGTGGGACCATTACTACCGGAGCAATATTGGAAATCGGCCGGTTCGATCCTCCACGACCGCGATTTTAGGTCGTCACGCAAATCGAATTATTCAGAAGACGAGGTGATCCAATGGTTGGATTCGAAGCCACGTGGATCCGTGATCTACGTGTCGTTCGGGAGCGAAGTTGGGCCCACCGTAGAGGAATTTGCCCAACTGGCTGATGCGCTGGCAGAGTCCAACTGGTCGTTTATATGGGTGATCCAACCAAATGCGGGTCAGCACGGCCCGCCGCCGGACTTGGTTGGCGGTAAACCCGGTCCAGATGCAGCACAAGAAGGTTACTATCCTCGTGGCTTGGATGAAAAAGTTGGTGATAGAGGTTTGATAATAAGCGGATGGGCACCGCAATTGATGATCCTGAGCCACCCTTCGACTGGCGGGTTTCTATCGCACTGCGGATGGAACTCGACGGTGGAGGCGATCGGGCGTGGTGTTCCGTTTTTGGCATGGCCCATTAGGGGAGACCAATTCTACAATGCCAAGTTGGTAGCGAACCACCTCAAAGTGGGGTACATGGTATCAAAGGGTGATCTCCCAGAAATGGTGAAAGAGGACATAGTGAAGGGGATTGAGAGGCTGATGACCGATGAAGAGGTTCACAAGCGGGCTGCCGCGTTGGGCCACAAGTTTGAGGGAAATTTTCCGGCGAGTTCTGAGGCTGCTTTGGATGCTTTCGTGGATTTCGTTAGCCGAAAATAA